From the Verrucomicrobiota bacterium genome, one window contains:
- a CDS encoding four helix bundle protein yields MKQNFDHEKLEVYQESIRFVCWVDELLDGIPKTLAVHNQLDRASTSIPLNIAEGNGKHTAPDRCRFFDIARGSALECAACLDVLLARKHLDSTQDGKVMLVRIVSMLVGLIRSTSGSRVHEEPANYDSGGSESLNLD; encoded by the coding sequence ATGAAGCAGAACTTTGACCACGAAAAATTAGAGGTTTATCAAGAGTCGATCCGCTTCGTTTGCTGGGTTGATGAGCTTTTAGACGGCATTCCTAAGACCCTTGCTGTCCACAACCAGTTGGATAGAGCCTCGACGTCGATTCCGCTGAATATTGCGGAGGGTAACGGAAAACACACGGCTCCTGATCGCTGTCGGTTTTTCGATATCGCGCGAGGTTCTGCTCTGGAATGCGCTGCCTGCCTCGACGTATTGCTAGCACGAAAGCACTTGGATTCGACACAGGATGGTAAAGTGATGTTGGTACGAATCGTGTCTATGCTCGTTGGATTGATTCGAAGCACTTCAGGGAGTCGGGTCCACGAGGAGCCAGCCAATTACGATTCAGGAGGGTCGGAGTCACTCAATCTCGATTAG